The proteins below come from a single Gordonia pseudamarae genomic window:
- the aroC gene encoding chorismate synthase, with amino-acid sequence MLRWITAGESHGPALVAIVEGMVAGVEVTSSDIAEQLARRRLGYGRGARMKFEADKLTLLGGIRHGRTQGGPVAIEIGNSEWPKWEQVMAADPVAADELAGSARNAPLTRPRPGHADFAGMLKYGFDDARPVLERASARETAARVAAGTVARNFLRQVFGVEVLSHVISIGASEPYVGPAPRYTDLATIDASPVRAFDASSAEKMIAEIEAAKKDGDTLGGVVEIVATGVPIGLGSHVSGDTRLDAKLAAALMGIQAIKGVEVGDGFETARRRGSLAHDEMVPGPDGVLRSTNRAGGLEGGMTNGEDVRVRIAMKPISTVPRALQTIDMTTGEPAVAIHQRSDVCAVPAAGVVAEAMVALVLAQVALDKFGGDSAAETSDNLHGYLTRISARPPHQ; translated from the coding sequence GTGTTGCGCTGGATAACCGCCGGAGAATCCCATGGACCGGCCCTGGTCGCCATCGTCGAGGGGATGGTCGCCGGAGTAGAGGTCACCTCGTCCGACATCGCCGAACAACTCGCCCGGCGCCGCCTCGGCTACGGCCGTGGTGCCCGGATGAAGTTCGAGGCCGACAAGCTGACGCTGCTCGGCGGCATTCGGCACGGCCGCACCCAGGGCGGGCCGGTGGCCATCGAGATCGGCAACAGCGAGTGGCCCAAGTGGGAGCAGGTGATGGCCGCCGACCCGGTCGCTGCCGACGAACTCGCCGGCAGCGCCCGCAACGCGCCGCTGACCCGGCCCCGGCCCGGTCACGCCGACTTCGCGGGCATGCTCAAGTACGGCTTCGACGACGCGCGGCCGGTGCTCGAACGCGCCAGTGCCCGCGAGACCGCGGCCCGTGTGGCCGCCGGCACCGTGGCCCGCAACTTCCTGCGCCAGGTGTTCGGTGTGGAGGTGCTCAGCCACGTCATCTCCATCGGCGCATCCGAGCCGTACGTGGGGCCCGCGCCCCGCTACACCGACCTGGCAACCATCGACGCGAGTCCGGTCCGCGCGTTCGACGCGTCGTCGGCGGAGAAGATGATCGCCGAGATCGAGGCCGCCAAGAAGGACGGCGACACCCTTGGCGGCGTCGTCGAGATCGTCGCCACCGGCGTACCCATCGGCCTCGGCTCGCATGTCAGCGGCGACACGCGCCTCGATGCGAAACTGGCCGCGGCGCTGATGGGTATCCAGGCGATCAAGGGTGTCGAGGTCGGTGACGGCTTCGAGACGGCCCGGCGGCGGGGGAGCCTGGCACACGACGAGATGGTGCCCGGACCCGACGGCGTGCTGCGCTCCACCAACCGCGCGGGCGGTCTCGAAGGCGGTATGACCAACGGCGAGGACGTGCGGGTGCGGATCGCGATGAAGCCGATCTCGACGGTGCCGCGTGCCCTGCAGACCATCGACATGACCACGGGCGAGCCCGCGGTCGCGATCCACCAGCGCTCGGACGTGTGCGCGGTACCCGCCGCCGGTGTGGTCGCCGAGGCAATGGTCGCGCTGGTGCTCGCGCAGGTCGCGCTCGACAAGTTCGGCGGCGACTCGGCGGCCGAGACCTCCGACAACCTGCACGGTTACCTCACGCGGATCAGCGCGAGGCCCCCGCACCAATGA
- the efp gene encoding elongation factor P: MASTADFKNGLVLNMDNGLWQILEFQHVKPGKGPAFVRTKIKNVLSGKIVDKTFNAGVKVETATVDRRDMTYLYNDGTDFVFMDAETFEQLNITPETVGDGARFLLENMKVQVATHEGAPLYVELPVTVELLVQQTDPGLQGDRSTGGTKPATLETGAEIAVPLFINTGDKLKVDSRDGSYLGRVNS; encoded by the coding sequence ATGGCGAGTACCGCCGATTTCAAGAACGGCCTCGTGCTGAACATGGACAACGGGCTCTGGCAGATCCTGGAGTTCCAGCACGTCAAGCCCGGCAAGGGGCCGGCGTTCGTGCGCACCAAGATCAAGAACGTGCTCAGCGGCAAGATCGTCGACAAGACCTTCAATGCCGGTGTGAAGGTGGAGACCGCGACCGTCGACCGTCGCGACATGACCTACCTGTACAACGACGGCACCGATTTCGTCTTCATGGACGCCGAGACCTTCGAGCAGCTCAACATCACCCCGGAGACCGTCGGCGACGGCGCCCGGTTCCTGTTGGAGAACATGAAGGTACAGGTCGCCACCCACGAGGGTGCGCCGCTGTACGTGGAGCTGCCCGTCACCGTCGAGCTGCTGGTGCAGCAGACCGACCCCGGCCTGCAGGGCGACCGCTCCACCGGCGGCACCAAGCCCGCCACGCTGGAGACCGGCGCCGAGATCGCGGTTCCGCTGTTCATCAACACCGGCGACAAGCTGAAGGTCGACTCGCGCGACGGCAGCTACCTCGGCCGCGTCAACAGCTGA
- a CDS encoding M24 family metallopeptidase, with amino-acid sequence MASPWNPPPPADHRARRDRLRTTLADTADVVVISDLINVRYLTGFTGSNAAVLVSATDPAADRICTDGRYITQVAEQAGDLEAVIARNCLGALVEYAGRAGAVRVGFEEHIVTVAAHRDLDGALVGTSGLVERLREVKDAGEVALLRRACAVADEALAAIIERGLLAPGRTEREVARALEWEMFERGADAVSFETIVAAGANSAVPHHRPTTAVLADGDFVKIDFGAAVAGYHSDMTRTYVLGHAADWQREIYDLVSAAQSAGRAALTPGAGLRAVDGAARSVIAAAGYGDRYVHGLGHGIGLQIHEAPGIGSAAAGTLPCGAAVTVEPGVYLPGRGGVRIEDSLVVTDGEPDLLTTTDKTFTVI; translated from the coding sequence ATGGCCTCGCCCTGGAACCCGCCGCCGCCCGCCGATCACCGCGCCCGCCGGGACCGGCTGCGCACGACGCTGGCCGATACCGCCGACGTTGTGGTGATCTCGGACCTGATCAACGTGCGATACCTGACCGGATTCACCGGATCCAATGCCGCGGTGCTGGTCAGCGCCACCGACCCGGCCGCGGACCGGATCTGCACCGATGGCCGGTACATCACCCAGGTCGCCGAGCAGGCAGGCGACCTGGAGGCGGTGATCGCCCGCAACTGTCTCGGCGCGCTCGTCGAGTACGCGGGCCGGGCCGGGGCGGTGCGTGTCGGTTTCGAGGAACACATCGTGACCGTTGCCGCTCACCGGGACCTGGACGGAGCTCTCGTCGGCACGTCCGGCCTGGTGGAACGGCTGCGTGAGGTCAAGGACGCCGGTGAGGTCGCGCTGCTGCGCCGGGCATGTGCCGTGGCCGACGAGGCGCTGGCCGCGATCATCGAGCGCGGACTGCTCGCCCCGGGCCGCACCGAACGCGAGGTGGCGCGGGCACTCGAGTGGGAGATGTTCGAGCGGGGAGCGGACGCGGTCTCCTTCGAGACGATCGTCGCGGCGGGCGCGAACTCGGCGGTACCGCATCACCGGCCCACGACGGCGGTGCTGGCCGACGGCGATTTTGTCAAGATCGACTTCGGCGCGGCGGTCGCCGGCTATCACTCGGACATGACGCGTACCTATGTGTTGGGCCATGCCGCCGACTGGCAGCGTGAGATCTACGATCTCGTGTCGGCCGCGCAGTCCGCGGGCCGGGCGGCGCTGACGCCGGGTGCGGGCCTGCGTGCGGTGGACGGCGCGGCCCGGTCGGTGATCGCCGCCGCGGGGTACGGCGACAGATATGTGCACGGTCTCGGGCACGGAATCGGCCTGCAGATCCATGAAGCGCCGGGAATCGGGTCGGCCGCTGCGGGTACACTGCCATGCGGCGCCGCGGTGACCGTGGAGCCCGGCGTCTATCTTCCAGGTCGAGGGGGCGTCAGGATCGAGGACAGCCTCGTGGTCACCGACGGTGAACCCGACCTGCTGACCACCACCGACAAGACGTTCACCGTCATCTGA
- a CDS encoding B-4DMT family transporter, translated as MGSWLLRGIPLAAVHIAARVLLAVAVVEKPLDSGTWKVLAIAAVVLVALLWGGIDGIRDARANPDPDDYADLTVRWLKAGLFAGLVSAIVCWVIGHWFMSGIGEASLPIEIVAGGSFTALLVYFPAFIGFSVGRWIVRRDQRKNEPDDDWSVHEDRTPAHA; from the coding sequence ATGGGTTCTTGGTTGCTGCGCGGAATACCGCTCGCCGCTGTTCACATCGCGGCCCGTGTGCTGCTGGCCGTCGCCGTGGTCGAAAAGCCACTCGACTCCGGCACCTGGAAGGTACTGGCCATCGCCGCGGTGGTGCTCGTCGCACTCCTGTGGGGTGGCATCGACGGTATCCGTGACGCGCGGGCCAACCCCGACCCCGACGACTACGCCGACCTCACGGTGCGCTGGCTGAAAGCGGGCCTGTTCGCCGGCCTGGTCTCGGCAATCGTCTGCTGGGTCATCGGACATTGGTTCATGAGCGGCATCGGCGAGGCCTCGCTGCCCATCGAGATCGTCGCCGGCGGATCGTTCACCGCGCTCCTGGTCTACTTCCCCGCGTTCATCGGCTTCTCCGTCGGACGCTGGATCGTGCGCCGCGACCAGCGCAAGAACGAGCCCGACGATGACTGGTCGGTGCACGAGGACCGCACCCCGGCCCACGCCTGA
- a CDS encoding shikimate kinase, with the protein MTVTRKRINSRPAAVLIGFMGAGKSTVGRLVAELLGVDFVDADEQIVHAEGRSIPEIFTADGVEAFRDIERRVVLDLLTRGGVVSLGGGAVMTPAVADALAGHRVVYLSIDPAEGFARAKGGDRPLLAGDDAETRYRELLDERHDTYAELATVTVDAGAGSADEIADLVVSALADHLIPERNLL; encoded by the coding sequence ATGACGGTGACCCGCAAACGGATCAACTCCCGCCCGGCCGCCGTGCTGATCGGTTTCATGGGGGCGGGCAAGTCCACGGTCGGCAGGCTCGTCGCCGAACTGCTGGGGGTGGACTTCGTCGACGCCGACGAGCAGATAGTGCACGCCGAGGGCCGGTCCATCCCGGAGATCTTCACCGCGGACGGCGTCGAGGCGTTCCGCGACATCGAACGCCGAGTGGTGCTCGACCTGCTCACCCGTGGCGGTGTGGTGTCCCTCGGCGGCGGGGCGGTGATGACCCCGGCCGTCGCCGACGCCCTGGCCGGTCATCGCGTGGTGTACCTGAGCATCGACCCCGCCGAGGGTTTCGCCCGCGCCAAGGGCGGTGATCGTCCGCTGCTGGCCGGTGACGACGCCGAGACCCGCTACCGCGAACTGCTCGACGAACGGCACGACACCTACGCGGAACTTGCCACAGTCACCGTCGACGCCGGTGCGGGCAGCGCCGACGAGATCGCCGACCTGGTGGTCTCCGCCCTCGCCGATCATCTCATTCCCGAGAGGAACCTTTTGTGA
- the aroB gene encoding 3-dehydroquinate synthase, with product MTDSSTEPIRIRVNAGAPYDVVIGRGLLGEVADAAAGADRIAIVFQPTLVETAKQIREFLNERGFDAHSVEIPDAEAGKDLQVASFCWGVFGQIGLKRNDKVISLGGGAATDLAGFVAATWMRGIGVIHIPTTLLAMVDAAVGGKTGINTDAGKNLVGSFHEPDAVLIDIATLETVPRNEVVAGLAEVIKTGFIADPEILRIIEADARAALDPAGDVLPELIRRSVQVKADVVSADLKESSLREILNYGHTLGHAIERRERYKWRHGAAVSVGLVFAAELARLAGRLDDETADRHKSILQLVGLPTTYDPDAFADLLQGMAGDKKNRSGVLRFVVLDGLAKPGRLEGPDPSLIAAAYSAVAGVSASGGGVLL from the coding sequence GTGACAGACAGTTCGACAGAACCGATCAGGATCCGGGTCAACGCGGGCGCGCCGTACGATGTGGTCATCGGTCGGGGTCTGCTCGGCGAGGTCGCCGACGCCGCGGCAGGTGCCGACCGCATCGCGATCGTGTTCCAGCCCACCCTGGTAGAAACGGCCAAACAGATCCGGGAATTCTTGAACGAGCGGGGTTTCGACGCGCATTCGGTAGAGATCCCCGATGCCGAGGCCGGCAAGGACCTTCAGGTCGCCTCGTTCTGCTGGGGGGTGTTCGGGCAGATCGGTCTCAAACGCAACGACAAGGTGATCAGCCTCGGCGGCGGTGCGGCCACCGACCTGGCCGGGTTCGTCGCCGCCACCTGGATGCGCGGTATCGGCGTCATCCACATCCCGACGACACTGCTCGCGATGGTCGACGCGGCGGTCGGCGGCAAGACCGGCATCAACACCGACGCCGGTAAGAATCTCGTCGGTTCCTTCCATGAGCCGGACGCGGTGCTCATCGACATCGCCACCCTGGAGACGGTGCCGCGCAACGAGGTCGTCGCCGGTCTCGCCGAGGTCATCAAGACCGGGTTCATCGCCGACCCGGAGATCCTGCGCATCATCGAGGCGGACGCGCGGGCCGCGCTCGACCCGGCCGGCGATGTGCTGCCCGAGCTGATCCGGCGGTCGGTCCAGGTGAAGGCGGATGTGGTGTCCGCCGACCTCAAGGAGTCGTCGCTGCGCGAGATCCTCAACTATGGTCACACCCTCGGCCACGCCATCGAACGCCGCGAACGCTACAAGTGGCGTCACGGTGCTGCCGTGTCGGTGGGGCTGGTGTTCGCCGCCGAACTCGCCCGGCTCGCGGGCCGGCTCGACGACGAGACCGCCGACCGGCACAAGAGCATCCTGCAACTCGTCGGCCTGCCCACCACCTACGATCCCGATGCCTTCGCCGACCTCTTGCAGGGCATGGCGGGCGACAAGAAGAACCGTTCCGGTGTGCTGCGTTTCGTGGTGCTCGACGGTCTGGCAAAACCGGGCCGGCTCGAGGGCCCGGACCCGTCGCTGATCGCGGCCGCATACTCGGCGGTCGCCGGGGTATCCGCATCGGGTGGCGGCGTGCTGCTGTGA